In one Bacteroidota bacterium genomic region, the following are encoded:
- a CDS encoding biotin/lipoyl-containing protein, with amino-acid sequence MKKFKFKINENPYEVEIISVDDTTAEVHVNGNSYKVDVEGSSMQSKTPKLVRSMAVPSTDSSPTIMKTSPPVGGGTIKSPLPGAILAIHVKIGDKITVGQKLLTLEAMKMENNINSDKEGKVSAIKVKKGDTVMEGDALIVIE; translated from the coding sequence ATGAAAAAATTCAAATTCAAAATAAACGAAAACCCTTACGAGGTAGAAATTATTAGTGTTGACGATACCACTGCCGAAGTACACGTGAACGGAAATTCTTACAAGGTAGATGTGGAAGGTTCTTCCATGCAATCGAAAACGCCCAAACTGGTACGTTCCATGGCCGTTCCGTCAACCGATTCATCGCCCACCATCATGAAGACTTCGCCACCGGTTGGCGGAGGCACTATTAAATCGCCGCTTCCGGGAGCCATCCTTGCTATTCATGTAAAAATCGGGGATAAAATTACGGTAGGCCAAAAACTGCTTACGCTGGAAGCCATGAAAATGGAGAACAACATCAATTCAGACAAAGAAGGCAAAGTATCGGCAATTAAGGTCAAAAAAGGCGATACCGTAATGGAAGGCGATGCACTTATTGTGATTGAATAA